The following DNA comes from Anaerobaca lacustris.
GTGGGACCGCTCTGCTGTCGCTGTCCTTGATGCACCACTTCCAGGTTGCGTCCGTGTCACCCTTCGGCGTCACCGTGATTGTGTGCGCCTCGAAGTCGAGATCCGACCACAGGCAGTTGCACAACTCCCCGCGCCGAAGCCCTGTGCACAGCGCCACCAGGATCAATAGTTCCCACCGGGCGTTGCGCCTCATGTCGACGGCGTCGCAGAACTCTCGCGCAGCCTTGACCATGCGCCGGCACTCATCGTCGGTGTATGTGTGGATCTCTGGTGTTGGGCACTTGGGCTTGGTGATGTAGGCGAACGGGTTGGCCTCCAATTGCTGCCGTTTGACCGCGAGCTGGAAGATCGCCTTGATCTCCTTGAGTTTCTTGGTGACCGTGGCAGGGCTGTTGCCCTGATCCAGACAGTACTGGCGGTAGTACTCGCCGTTCTGCAGAACGACCTTCTGGTAGTCTTTGTCCCCGATGACCGAAACGAACTCTCTCATCGTGGCCGCGTACCCCTGCCGCGTACTCTCTCGGATCTGATCTCCGGTTTTGCTCAGGCTATCTGCCACAAACTCACTCAACGGCATCGACTCGGGCGCTATCACGCCCATTCTCAGTTCCCGTTCCACCCTGGCCCGCTCACGTTCGGCCTGCCGTGGCTCCATCCGGCCCAGCGACTTGCGCTCCCGCTTGCCATTGGTATCAACGTAATCCAGGAAATACGCGAAACTCCGACCATTCCGTGATGGTCTGATTCTTAGCCTTACCAGCTTCTTCTCCATGTGACCTCCTTTCGTAGTCTTAGCTGGTAAGACCGGTCCGAACCCAGTATAACCGAAACCACTACGCGATGGAATGCCGCTGTCACCATGATTGCTCCTTTGCGATCTTCTCCTGCACCCACAGGCGAATCGCTTCCAGCGGGTACAAAGGCTGTTTGCTGATGTGGATGCACGGCAGACCGTGCATGCGCTTGAGATTGGTGATCACGTTGCCGTGGTCGGCGGCACCGGAGATCAGGGGAATGCGCAGGTACTGGATCAACTCGGCTTCGGTCAACAGTTCCGGGCATGGTACGTAACCACCCCTGCCGTCACCGAGCATGCCTGCCGTTGGAGAGGTTACTTCTGCCGAATGTGCCATTTCACTTGTGCCTCCTCGGTACTGGCGCATGTGGTCAGTGGGTAGCCGGAGGATAGTCCTGCCGAGAGTTCTCAGCCCCTCATGTGAGATAGTCCGGATCACGACGAGGGATTACCTATCCTTCACAACAAACCATATGAATGAGTTGGCCCATCAGGCAGACGGCTACCACCTTTCGGCGTCTTACAGCGGGGCTCTCGGTCATCAGTGCCGATGTTCATCCTTGCATCAGCACCACCCGCTGGTATAATGTGTCGGTAGTTGAAGATAAGTACCGACATTTTGGGAGATGACAGAGAGCCTATGGCATCTGAGACAGAAAAACGAGTGCTCGAAATCGTCAAGTCGCAGGGACTTATCCGCCCCCGTGATCTTGACCGACACGACATCGCCCGCAAGTACCTGAATCTGCTGTTTCATAAGGGGCTCCTCGACCAAGTGGATCGGGGACTGTATGCCTGCCGAGATGCAGACGTCTCAGAGAACGTGGGGCTTGCCCAAGCGGTCAAGCGCGTGCCCCATGGGATCATCTGCCTGCTGTCGGCGCTTCGATTCCACGAGATCGGTACACAGAACCCCCATGAGGTCTGGATGGCGATTGACCCCAAGGCACGCCGCCCGCGAGTAGGCTATCCGCCCCTGCGGATCGTTCGATTCTCCGGTGATGCGCTCAGTAAGGGAATCAAGCAGCACCGGATTGAGGCCGTCGCCGTGAAGATCTACTGCCCGGCCAAGACCGTGGCCGACTGCTTCAAGTACCGCAACAAGATCGGTCTGGATGTCGCTCTGGAAGCACTGCGGGATTGTCTGCAAAGCAGGAAGTGTACGCGAGAACAACTTTGGGAATATGCCAAGGTATGTCGCGTCACTCAAGTGATGAGACCGTACCTGGAGGCTGTTTCATGACGGCCGAATCATCCCACAACCTCACTCAGTCGATTCATCAGCGGCTGAAGAACAAGGCCAGAGAACGCAAAGAAGATCCGAACCTCGTCCTTATCCGCTATGCCTTGGAACGTTTCCTGTACCGCCTCGGGTGCTCTCAGCACAAGGACCGGTTCATCCTCAAGGGAGCGATGCTGTTTGCTGCGTGGACCGGCCAACCACACCGGCCTACCCGTGATCTCGATCTGCTGGGTATGGGCGATTCATCCGATGAGGCGTTGATGCGGTTTGTGGCTGAGATTGCCTGCATGGAGGTCGAACCGGATGGCTTAGAGTTCGACGGCCACGGCATCAGTGTTTCAGAGATTCGAGAGGCACAGGACTATCCGGGCAAGCGGATTAAGCTCCCGGCCCGCCTTGGAAACGCCCGACTGAATCTCCAGATCGATGTAGGATTCGGGGATGCGGTGACGCCCGAGCCGGCAGAAATCGAATATCCGGTCTTGCTGGACCTGCCAGCGCCCCGGATCAGGGCATATTCCTGCGAAACGGTGATTGCGGAGAAGTTCCAGGCCCTG
Coding sequences within:
- a CDS encoding tyrosine-type recombinase/integrase; translated protein: MEKKLVRLRIRPSRNGRSFAYFLDYVDTNGKRERKSLGRMEPRQAERERARVERELRMGVIAPESMPLSEFVADSLSKTGDQIRESTRQGYAATMREFVSVIGDKDYQKVVLQNGEYYRQYCLDQGNSPATVTKKLKEIKAIFQLAVKRQQLEANPFAYITKPKCPTPEIHTYTDDECRRMVKAAREFCDAVDMRRNARWELLILVALCTGLRRGELCNCLWSDLDFEAHTITVTPKGDTDATWKWCIKDSDSRAVPLTEELTQMLIEHQSRQPEGYPYTFIPPARYDHIQRLRAEGKWTYCDSRTKTVARFNKVFIKILKRAGIGEGEFHDLRRTAICNWFREGLSELEVMKLAGHTSFETTHKYYLKVSDDSVDRARKASAQAMSRSGTLWHAPASSSDIQDGRCAVSAEAGNAYIGP
- a CDS encoding type IV toxin-antitoxin system AbiEi family antitoxin domain-containing protein; amino-acid sequence: MASETEKRVLEIVKSQGLIRPRDLDRHDIARKYLNLLFHKGLLDQVDRGLYACRDADVSENVGLAQAVKRVPHGIICLLSALRFHEIGTQNPHEVWMAIDPKARRPRVGYPPLRIVRFSGDALSKGIKQHRIEAVAVKIYCPAKTVADCFKYRNKIGLDVALEALRDCLQSRKCTREQLWEYAKVCRVTQVMRPYLEAVS
- a CDS encoding nucleotidyl transferase AbiEii/AbiGii toxin family protein, whose translation is MTAESSHNLTQSIHQRLKNKARERKEDPNLVLIRYALERFLYRLGCSQHKDRFILKGAMLFAAWTGQPHRPTRDLDLLGMGDSSDEALMRFVAEIACMEVEPDGLEFDGHGISVSEIREAQDYPGKRIKLPARLGNARLNLQIDVGFGDAVTPEPAEIEYPVLLDLPAPRIRAYSCETVIAEKFQALVAFDMAISRMKDFYDIWILSKQFSFEGTPLSTAIAATFNRRGTAISEDVPTALTDEFAADRTKQTQWMAFLNRSGLTDALFDLHRVVWDLRTFLLEPLHAAAQGKTLSKSWTRGGPWI